CAGTGGGGACTTCAGGTCCTGGGTGCGATCGGCGTACTGATTATCGGCTGGTGGCTGTCGAGTCGCATTTCGGCAACGACCCGACGCGCGTTGGAGCGCGGCAAAGTCGATGCGACGCTCGTGCCATTCTTCAGCAATATGGCTTACTACCTGGCTCTTGCCGTTACGATAATCGCAGTCCTCAATCTTTTCGGAATCGAGACGACTTCCCTGATCGCGGTGCTCGGTGCCGCAACGGTTGCGATTGGCTTGGCGTTGCAGGGGACGCTCTCCTCTTTCGCCTCCGGAGTGATGCTTCTGATCTTTCGTCCGTTCAAGGTCGGCGATTTCGTCGACATCGGTGGGGTCACCGGAAGCGTGATCGAGGTTTCGCTCTTTACCACTCTTCTCCACACACCGGATAACGTGGCGATCATTGTCCCGAACTCGAATGTCTACGGTGCGGTGATCCGGAACTTCTCGGCCAACACGACGCGCCGTCACGACATCACCATGGGCATTGGATACGATGACGATATCGGTGTGGCGATGGACACTCTGCGCAAAGTCCTCGAGGCCGACGCCCGCGTCATGCAAGATCCGGCGCCATTCCTCGGTGTCGTCGAGTTGGCCGACTCCTCGGTCAATATTCTGGTTCGTTGCTGGTGCGAGTCGAAAGACTTCTTTGTCCTGAAGACCGACCTTCTTCGTGAGTTCAAGGAGAAGCTCGAAGCCGCTGGTTGCTCGATCCCTTACCCGCAGCAGGATATTCATGTTCATCGCGAGGAGGCGGCACAGTCGACTTCCGCATAGGTTCTCGAAGCGAACCGACCGCGGTCGTGCCGGCGAAGTCGCTCAGGGTTGTGAGGCTTCGCCGGGTTTTTCGCTGTTCGTTCCTGCTTGTGGCGCCGCCGCTGCCTCTTCCGATTTTTTGGAGGGCAGCAGGGCACCGAGCAGAGCCGAAGAACCGCCAAGCGTGACGCCGTCAAGAATCTGACCGACGAGTTTTCCCCCGCGGCTCGATACGGCTTCGCCCGCCCCTTGGGTGACTACGGCATATTTTGGGTCCGCAAAGGGGCCGCTGACTGCGATATTGATCGGCAGGGACAACAGGCCCTCGGCCGTCCCGAGGATCGCATGGATCGGTTTGATACCCTTCAGTAGGCCGGCGACCGATGGACCGACGCGTGGATTGATTTTCATATCGATCGCCCCGGGCCCTTTGAGATCGACCGTGCCGAAGGCTTGAATATTGCCGATGGCGCCGCCTGCCTGAAGATCCTTGATCCGTGCTGTTCCGCTCTCGATCTCGATCGAACCGTCAAGTTTGGAGAACGCGAAAGCGCCCATCAGGTTGATCCCGGTCGCTTTGGCCAAGAGGTCGAGAGCTTTGAACCCCTCCAGCTTGCCATCTCGTAGGTGTAAATTGATCGACCCGTTTAATCCGTCGATGGCCGGTGCAGGGATCGGTTCCCGCGAGAGTCCGCTGGTTTCAAATTGTAGCTTTCCCCCGACAGTGGTGCTCCCGGCGAAAGCGTCCATCAGTGGTTGGAGTCGGATTCCCTTTCCCGAGCCTTTCCACTGGAGTCGGTCGGCGCCGACTTCGGAGCTGTCGATTTGGAAGTCAATATCGCCCTTCGACACGTCGCTACCGGTAACCTCGACGTGGATTTTATCCACGGTCCGGCTGAATTCGGCTTTCATCTTCCCGACATGGACATCGCGGTAGCGGGATTGATCGATGTCCAGGTGAACGAGAAGCGGGTCGGCCTTGGTGGCTCGTTTTTCCGCGACGGTTTCCGGCAAGGGAATTTTTTCGATGGGCGGTGGCGCCTCCTCATCGATCGGCTTGGCATCGAGGAAGGGCTGCACAAGTGAGGTCAAGTTCATGTCCTTGATGTTCACAGTGACTTCGGTCGTCTTCTCGATGGTTGCCGTGATCGAAAAATTGCCTGCATGCGGTGGGTTCGTTCCCTCGATGGCGGTGGTGATCGAACCATCTTTTTTGCTCTGGAGCTCGGTTTTCAGAATGAAGAACTCCGGCGTTTTCGCCTTGGGCAAAAGAACCGCCAACTTGTTGCTGCCGCTCAGAGTGAGGCTCGCGTCCGCGTCGCTTTGAACCTTGATCTCTCCATTCAGGGGGAGGGCACCGAACTCCTTGGCGGTATCGAGACCGCCAAGTGCGAGAGCCGTTGCGACCGGAAATTCTTGAGCTTCGATCTGAATCGAAAATGACGAGGTTTGCGGAGAAGCGGAACCGCGGGCCTTGAGGTGTCCTTCGCCCAGTTTAATCTTGAGCTCGGCGATCTCCAGCATATCGCCTCCCTTCTCGAGCTTTGAACTGGCTGTGATTCCGATCTTCAACTCGCGAGCGCTTACCGGGCTGCCCTCGATCCGCAGCCCTTCGATAGCGACCTCGGTCTTGATATCCAGCGGGCCTGCAAGGGTGCCCACGGCTTGAATCGAACCGTCGAGTTCCCCCAGGATCTTTGGGCGCGAGGGCGAGGGGGGGAGAAAGGACAAGACCGACCCAAGGGAGAGGTGATCAATTTCGGTACTCGTGTCGAGGTGGAGTGATTGCATCAGGGACGGACTGGCCAATCCGGACAAGATGATTTCGCCGCTGAGGCTGCCAAATTGCTTGCCGGATTCCTTGCCGGAGAGCTTCATTTCGGCCTTGAGGTGGTCCTCTCCATCGTGTTGTGCCTGAATCGCGAGGTTCAGAGTTTTGATCGCTTCTTTTCCGTTGCCTCCCCCGGAGCCTTGGCTCGCTTCAACCTGAAGCTTCCAGTTCCGCGGGTTGTTCCTTTCATTGAGCGAGAGTTGGGCCTTGATCTCTGCGTGGACCTGGGCCCCCGTGCCTGTGGCGTTTTGATTGCGCCAGTGGAGGAGGCTTGTGAGCGATCCCTGCTTTCCCGCTTCGAGATCTTCCAGGCGCAGGGATTCTGCCTCAATCACGGTGTCGCCGCTCTGGTGGATTTGTCGGTATGTGAAATCCGAAAGAACCCCAAGGCCGACGCTGAAGGGCAGACGGAGGGCTGTTTTGGTGGTGTTTGCTTCCGCTTCTGGAGCAACCGGGTTTGCCTCACTCAGGGACGCACTCTCGGCCGGGGCATCCGTGAGCACGAGGGTTCCTTGCTGAATTTCGACGCTTTCGATGGCGATCGGCGCATTCCCGAAGAGGGAGAGGAGGTCGATCGCAATCGAGCCGGACTGCAGGGACGCTTCAATTCCGGCTTCCTCGTATCGATACTGCGCGTCAGTGAGAACCAGCTTGCCGCGAAGGTCGAGGCGACCATGAGCGGCATCGAGAGTCCCGATGCCGCCGAGGCTCAGAGCGGGGGTCAGGACGTGCTGAAACCCGAAGGGTGTCTGGATGAGCCACAGGAAGCCGGCGAGCAAGATCAGCCCCGAGAGCGCGAATTTGAGGAATTTGCGAAAAAACATCCTTGCTGGGCGTATCTGGCGCGGGAAGGTGATGCCATCCCGCGCCCTCCCGAATTCGGGCGGGCCAAGGATCCCGTGCGGCGGTGCTCGGCCTGGAATTGCTTTCAGCTCGGCTCTCGCAAGCCCCGCCAACAGTGAATTTTCTGTGCCCAGCTTGAGAACTGGGCTCTCCAGCACTAAGCATCGGCGTGCCCGAGGAGAACGACTGATGATCTTTGCCGAGAAACTTACCCTGGATTTTCACGGGCGCATCCTCTTCGAGAATGTGAACGCCAAGTTCGTACCGGGCAATTGCTATGGTCTGATCGGCGCCAATGGCGCGGGGAAGTCCACCTTTCTTCGCTGCTTGTCGGGAGAGCAGGAGCCCAGTTCGGGAGCCGTGACGGTCCCGGGAAACCTCCGGTTGAGCATGCTCAAGCAGAACCACTTCGAGTACGACGATGTGGAAGCGCTGCAAGCGGTCATCATGGGGCATCAACGTTTATCCACGGTCATGGCCGAGAAAGACGCGATTTACGCGAAGCCGGACTTCTCGGATGAAGACGGGATTCGCGCCGGAGAACTCGAAGAGGAGTTTGGTAACCTCGATGGTTGGAACGCGGAGTCGGACGCCGGCCAGTTACTGAACTCGTTGGGGATCGAGGAGGCGCGGCACGGTCGTTTGGTAAAGGATCTATCCGATAACGAGAAGGTTCGTGTGCTGCTCGCGCAGGCTCTTTTCGGCGATCCCGATATTCTCCTGCTCGATGAGCCGACCAACCACCTCGATGTCGACTCGATCTTGTGGCTGGAAGAGTTTCTCTACGGGTTCAAAAATACCGTAATTGTCGTCTCGCACGACCGTCACTTCCTCGATCGTATCTGCACTCACATCGCAGATATCGATTACCAAAAAGTCGAGATTTATACCGGGAACTACAGTTTCTGGTACGAGGCGAGCCAAATGGCTCTGCATCAGCGTCGGCAGGCGAACCAGAAGAAAGAGGACAAGATCAAGGAGCTGCAGGCGTTTATCCAGCGCTTCAGTGCCAACGCATCGAAGTCGCGTCAGGCGACCTCTCGGAAGTCCCTGCTCGACAAGATCACGCTCGACGAGATCAAGCCGTCATCCCGAAAATATCCCTGGGTGGAATTTCCGTCGGGCGAAAAGCCGCTCGGGAAAGAGGTTCTGGCGATCGACAAGATCAGCCTCTCCGTTGATGGAGAGCCTTTGTTCACGGATTTGAGCTTCACGGCGAGCAAGGGCGAGCGGATCGCGATCGTCGGCAGTGATTTGGCGGTGACGGGGCTTCTCGAAGTACTCGCGGGAATGCGCGAGCCCGACGCGGGCGAAGTGAAACGCGGCCACACCGTCAATCTGGGCTGTTTTCCGAAAGATAATACGCAGTTCTTTGATACCGATCTCAATCTGACCAACTGGTTGCGCCAGTTCACCGAGAATCAGGAGGAGAATTTCGTCAGGAGCTTCCTGGGTCGGATGCTCTTCAGTGGCGACGAGGTGGAGAAGAGTGCCCGCGTTCTTTCGGGCGGCGAGAAAGTCCGCTGTATGCTGGCGAGTATCATGCTGCAGGCGCCGAACGTGATGGTGCTCGACGGACCGACGAATCATCTTGATCTCGAATCGATCACTGCCTTGAATAATGGCCTCCTGAAGTTCGACGGGACCATGGTCTTCGCCAGCCACGATGTCCAATTCGTCCAGTCGCTCGCAAGCAGAGTCATCGAACTCGACGGCACCGAATTCTTCGATCTCAATATGGGTTACGAGGCCTACCTCGCGAATGCCGACCGCCGTGCACGGCGCGGGCTCGCTGCCTGAGTCCGGTAACACTGCCAACTTGGTCCGATTTCGCTCTGTTCAGAGAGCCTTCCGGCGGCCAGATGTCGGCGCCAAGCCCGTTGCCGCTGATCTTGTGAATGAACGGAGAGGCCAATAAAGGAAGAGGGTGAATTGGCTGCGCGCGAAGGCTTTTGGTTGGGGAGCAGCTTACCTGACCCGACCTCGCGAAGGAGAAGCCTCGGGTCCGCCGGTCAATCCCGAGATGCTCCGACGCACCTTGCGTCGCGGCGATGTGCTGCTGGTGGAGGGTAATCAGCGGGTCAGTGAGGTGATCAAATTTCTGACCCAAAGCTCCTGGTCTCATGCCGCGCTCTATTTGGGCTCGCCGGTAAAGGGGCTCCCGGAGAGCCTCCCTCCTGGAGTCGCCGCGTCGCGTGAGGCGGGCGACAACCATTTATTGATCGAGGCTGTCCTTGGGGAAGGTGTGACTCTGAGCCCCTTGTCGCGCTACGACGGTTTCAATCTGCGGATCTGTCGCCCGGTTGGACTTCGTCAGGAGGACCTTGAAACGGTCGTTGGCAAAACGGTCAGCCAGCTCGGCTCCCGCTACAATGTGCGGCAAGTCTTCGAGTTGGCGCGTTATCTATTTCCGGTGGAATTGATTCCGGCACGATTCCGTCGCAAGGCGCTCGAGGCGACCAGCGAACTTACCCACGAGGTGATTTGCTCGAGCTTGATTGCGCAGGCCTTTCAGGATGTGGGCTTTCCGATCCTGCCTCACCTTCTCGCGCAAGAACCGCCGGAATCCCGGAGTGCGTGGTCCCCCTTGCGGGTCTGGCGGCGCCCCTACTCGGGTTTGTTCGAGCATAAGAAGTCGCAACTCATAACGCCACGAGATTTTGATTTGTCGCCTTATTTTGAGGTCGTGAAACTGCCGGTGGACGGAGCCGAGGGGTTTGACTACCGACGGATGCGCTGGATTGAATCCGAGTAGGCCGCGGGAGCGCCATCTCCGCGGCGAAAGGAATCCTCATGCAGTTTCATTTTGGGCGGCGTTTCGCTTCTAGCTTGTCGACACGTGCTTGTTGAGGAACTGCGCGAGACCGGCAACCGCGTCGCGTGACTCCGGGACATCATCACCGAAGGCGTGCCAGACATGGACCATGTCGGGCCAGACTTCGAGCTGCACGGAAACGCCGGCCTCCTTGGCCTTTGCCGCAAAGCGGGTGGAATCATCCCGGAGGACTTCCGCCTCGCCCACCTGCAGCAGGAGCGGCGGCAGGCCAGATGGGTCAGCGTAAAGGGGTGATGCGGTAGGGGTGTCCGCGGCCGCTTGTTCGCCGAGATACCAACCGGCCATCTCAAGCAGACCCTCCATGGTGACCACGGGGTCGACCGCGGCCTTTTCGGTATTCGAGGGACCGGTGCCCGCGAGGTCCAGCCATGCGGAGAGGCCTGCGGCTGCCGCCGGTAGAGGTTCTCCGGCATCGCGCAGCGCCAATAGCGTCGCGACCGTCAGACCACCGCCTGCTGAGTCTCCGGCGATGACGGTCTTGTCAGGGGCAATGCCGCTGTCGCGCAGGAATCGGCAGGCCGCCAAAGCATCCTCGACTGCGGCGGGGTGCGGATTTTCGGGGGCGAGTCGGTAGTCAAGGATCAGCACACGGCAGCCAAGCTCACGTGCGAGGCGTCCCGCGAGCGCTCGATGGGTCGCGATCGATCCGATCGCATAGCCGCCGCCATGCAAATATAGCAGGGCGCGGGAAGTGTCGCTGTCGGTAAATGAAATCCATTCTGCGGGAACACCGCCGGCGCTGATGGGTTCGGCCTTCATGCCGGCAGGCGCTGGCATGGCACCCATCATGGCTTCCATGCCCTCGCGGAGAACAGACACTTCGGCACCAGGGGCAAAGGGCGAGGCATCGCCCATCAGGGCGAGGACGGCGGTGTATTCGGGACTTGGCATTCTCTCACCCTAGCGTAACTTCGGGGTGGCTTGCACCTGCTCTTGCGACGAGAATCTACAAGGTCGGTCGGGGTTTGAGTGGAGTCGGACTCCTTAGCGCGCGGCTGGCACTGATCGCTTCGCTGGTGGTCAGCGGGCGGTCGTACACCAGAAGTCTCTCCAGCTGGCCGCCGAACGCGGCGCACAGGACCAGCTCGTCACCGCCGAGGTCGCCGAGCATTTTCGGAAGAAAAGACCAACCTTGGGATGTGTGGCCGCCGTCATCCAGGGTCTCGTCGACGACGGTCGAGAGGATGCGCGGACCTCCGTCGCATATGAAAGCGATCGTATGCGACTGCTCGTCCCAGATCTCGGGATGTCCCGACGCATTCGAGGCATGATGAACGTCTTCGCCGCAGCCGTCACGCAGGAGGAGCTCGACTTCGAGATCTTCGGTCAGGCGGATCGCATAGCCCCGCGTGAGGGTCTTCTCGGTCGGTCCCTCGCCGCGAGCGGCCGTGATGGTGGACCAGGCCTCGATGATTGATTCACCCGGTCGCAGGCTCTTTCGGTTGCCGCGCAGTTGCAGGATGATCGTGAAGCCGCCGCGCGATCGGATGTCGACGAGCGCCGGCGCATCTAAGGCAGCGCGCGCTGCGCCTGAAACAGGCGAGTCGGGTTGGACATCCAGAGATTTGGCTTCCGAGGGCAGCTCATCGAGTTCGGGCTGGTGTCGGAGCAACTCCAGCAAGCGCGGCTCGACGATATGGTAGCGGACGCCGAGTTTGTTGGACTGCACAAAGGACAGGCGGCCATGCTGGTCTTCGAGCCAATCGGCATATCCCGGGCCGTCAACGATGGACCATTCCTCGTTCCAGTCGTCACGTTCCTCGTAGCCGGGCCCATCCCACCAAAGGACGATTTCCGGTTGATGCCAGCAGATATGGCCGTCGTCGGTCGAGCGCCCTGTGGTCAACCATAAAACGCGTCGGCCACAATATCCCGACCGTTCGGTGCGGCCATTATTATAGTAAAGGAGCGCGTATTCGCTGCCTGCGGTTGCCGATGGCGTGCGGAGTTCGCAGGGCGTGATCGCACCACGCGGGTTGCGTAAATATCCCGATGGACTTTGCGGCCGGGGTTTACCGTCAAAGTTCAACCAGAAGCTGGGCTCCCAATGCTTGCCGCTGTCGCTCGAATAGGAGGCCGCCAATTTTCCCGTCTCGGTGCGCCACAGAGAAAAGAGACGGCCCGGAATTTTTCCCACCGAGAGCACATGGGGTTCTTCGCCCAGCGCAAGCGCTCCGCCGGGAGCGCATAGGCCGGCATCGCCCTCGGGTAGAGTCTTCCAGGTTGCCGTGGTGGGATCCTCGCAGTGCAGGAAGTCCTTGCTGCAAAGGAAAAAAACCTCCGAGTGAGCCGTTTCGCCAGCCCCATCGGGGGTTTTCTGGAAGGCCATATAGACCGCGCCATCGATGATCGATGGCTTGTCGCAGAGGAACATCCCCATCGTGCGGCCTTCCCACGGGTTGGCACGGTCAATCCGCGTGCGTCGCACGGGCACGACGCCGCGCTGGTGGCTCCAACTCGCACCAGCATCGTCGGAAAAGCGGAAATAGTATCCTTCGTCCAGCTGCATATCGGTGCGAGAGAGGGTTTTGCCCGCGGGGTGCGCCCCGGAGTTGCAGCCGTAGAAAACGAAGATGCGGTCGGGTCGTCCCGGACGCCGTTGGACGAGTTGGTAGCCGTCGTGCGATTGGCGCTCGGGGTCAGGCTCGATCGCAGCGAGCGGCGTCCAGTTTCTTCCCTGATCGAAGCTCCGCGAGCCGAAGAGCCGCAAGCCCGGGCCGCCCTCGCGATTTTCCGAATGGTGAAGCACGACCGAAAGAGTCGGATGTTGCTGATCGGCGACCTCGACGGCCACGATGTTCTGGCTGTCGTAGTAACCGTTGCGATCGGAAATAATGGTGCCGGATTTCAGATCGCGCGAGTCGCGCGGGTCTCGGGCTGCCGGCAAGGAGTCAAGGCTGGGCATGGCCAATCTGTAGCGGATGTCCGGCCCTTATGGCGAGTCGTCGAGGGCGGGTGCAAGCGGATGCCCAGTCTCGGGTGATGTCGTGGCCGCATCGAACCTGAATTCTGCCGTGAAGTGGAACTCGCTACCCCTGCCTTCGACGCTCTCCACCCAGACCCGGCCACCGAGGAGTTCGACCAATTCTTTCACGATGGCGAGCCCCAGTCCGCTTCCCTCGGTTTCCTGATTGATCTGGTAGAAGGGTTGAAAGAGAAACGGGAGTGCCTGCGGAGAGATGCCGCAACCGGTGTCGGCGATCCGCAGGTGCAAATTGCAGCGATCGTTGTCCCTGCTGGCGAGTCCGACCTTGACGCGAATGGTCCCGCTCTCGGTGTATTTGATGGCGTTGGTTGTCAGGTTGGCGATGATCTGGCGGAGTCGGCCAGCATCTCCGAATAGCCGTGGGGGTAGCTTGGCATCGATCACCAGACGCAGGTGCAGGTCTTTTTCTTTGGCCAGTAGTTCGAGCCCAGCGCAGGCCTCTCGGATGACTTCTTCCGGCGAGAAGAAGGATTCCCGGAGAGTAAGCTTGCCCGCCTCCAGCTTCGAGAATTCGAGAAAATCATCGAGCAGCGAGAGCAGGGTCCGCGCGGCCGAGCGGGCCATGGTAAGGTACCCGCTCGCGGTTGGGGAAATGGTCTGATCGAGGGCCATATCGATCATGCCGAATACGATGTTCAGAGGCGTCCGTATCTCGTGGCTGGTCTGGGCAAGCACCGCACTCTTGGATGCACTATCCGCTTCGGCTCGCAGGCGGGCGGTTTCGAGGCGGATCTGCCGGCTCTCGTCTGGCGTCGCATTTTTCCCGACGACGAGGACGAGGTCACGCACGCCGTCCTTCCAAAAGGGCATCGAGCGAATATCAAGGTCGATGGCCTCACCCTCGGCTGTTTGCCGGCGCAGTTGGTAGCCAAAAAATTTATCGGCCCCGGTTTTCAGACGATCCTTCCCGCGTTGACGCGCGGCAATCAGTTCTTCGGGGGACAAGAGGTCGAGTACGTTGGTTCCCACGAGATTGGCGATGGAAATGTCGAGAACTTGTGAGGCGACAGTATTGGCGAACAGGATCGTGCCCAATTCGTCGTGGACGATCACCAAATCGGGGAGCGTGTCGATGAGACTGCGGTACTCGTTGGAAATAATATCCAACATGCTCCGGTGCTTGACCGTGATCAGGAGCACGGAGCACTCAGGGTCGGGCAAGGAGACTTTTGTGGCCATCGCACTCTGGCGAATCCGACCAGCGCGCTCGATGGTGATCGGGAAACTGGTTGGAATCTGTTTGTCGGCTCGAATGATCCGGTCGGCGATCGATTCTCCGAGAAGGGATCCGAGCGGTGCCGGATCGAATTCCGTCGCTTTTCGGTAACCGAAGAGAAAGCCTGCTTCCGGAGTCATCGCGAGGACGAGGTTTCCACGAATCAATAGTGCCGGCTGCGCGATATCGGCCAGGAAAGCTTGTTCTTTGCCGGCAGGAAGTGGGGTGGAATCATGCATGAGAGGTCTTCGAGAAACCTACCCTTGTCCCGTTCCGGTTTCTAGAGAAGCTCGCGGGCTTCAGGCGGCGTTCTCGCAGAGCTTCTTGAATCGGACCAGATCGCTATGGAATTGGTGCCGAAGTGCCGGTCGAAACAAGGTCATCCCCAAACGGCCCAAGGCACCCAGGGGCGCTGAAAGCCGCTCATCCCAATGCACGGCTGTCCCCGGCGTTCCGGCACGGTCGTGGAGGGTAAAGGTTCCCTCGCCTGTCACGAGACCGACGTGTTTCACCGACCATTTCTGGAGAGGTTCGAATTCCGTGACCTCCATATGGTCGGTCGTGCGAAGAAAGAGAATCTGCGTCGGCACACGCATGATAGTTCCCACTCCAACGGGCCCGTCTGTCAATTTTTCGATGGAGAGAGCGTCTTTCATCCACTCGGGCTGCAACTGCAGATCGACCAGAATGTCCCAGGTGGCCTGCCGGTCTGTCGGGACTTCGATCTCGGTGTGGATGGCCACAGCATTCCGGATCGGCTTGGCGGTGTACTCTTCGTTTTGCATGATCAGATCGATGGAAGCCTTGCTTCAGTTGGCGAGCGCGCGTTCGTCTCGCGAGACGGTCTCGCCGGTGATTGCCAGAAATCCTCGAGCGAATCCGCTGAATTCGACCATGGAATCGAAGGAATGTGCATTATACTTCTGTGCCAGATCGGCATCGAACCCGCCGCCGCCGACCACCGACGTCCCGCCGCATTTTGAAGTCAGCTCCCGCAATCCCTCGAGCTCGGCTTTCTGTGCTTTTGCGTCGAGGGTGTCGTTGGAGGTTCGCCAGATGATCTTTGCCTGATGCGAAGTGGCCATGGGCGCGAGCGCATCGAGGGGCAGGTTGGCCCCGGCATTGATGGCTCGGAACCCCAATTCCTCAAGCACGGCAGCGACACTTAGCGAGGGGAGCACGTATGGGTTGCCGGCGACAGCACCGCCGATCGCGAGGGGGGCGGTGCGCTCGGGTGCCGTGATCACGTTTCGAATCGTGTTGAGGGCCCGCACGCAATGCTCGACGGCGGTGTGCTCGATGGCGATCCCGGTCGGGTCGTCATGGTAAATCTCGCCGACATGCTGAAGGGAAATTCGAATGGGCCCATCGCAGATCTCGGCCACGGACGCGCCCGCGAGGAAAGCGGCGAACAATCGCTGCTCGACCTCGGGTCCACGTAATTCGCGGAACATTTCGGAGCACTCCCGGGGGAGAGCGTCCGTGGTGCGAGCGCCTGAGGCGCTGACGGCGGGCAAACCAATTCTCTCCGGGTCCGCGAGGGTGATTCCGGCCGCACGAATAAAGCGAACCGCCTCGGTCAGGGGAATTCGTCGGTGGCCGCCAGCGGTTCGACTTACACGGATTCGGCCGTCATCGACCCATCGCTTCAGGGAAGATTCGCTGGCCCCGATGGCCCGGGCGAGGTCTCGAGGGCTTAAAAAGGACTTGAGTTCCGGTTCCATTGGGCGAGTTTGAATGTTTTTCACGATATTACAATCCGAAAACAATAAATTTGTCGGAGAATCCTCTTGACGAGAGATCGTTATGAACGTTATGAACGTTTTGAACGTTTCACACACCTCATCGTAAGGAACCAAGGAGGAATGCCTGATGTCACCTTTTGAAATGCCGCAGACGAAATCCCGTTTGAACCCGCAGGAAGTGGACCGCATCAGCGAAGGGATGATCCTCGCCGGGGCGGTGGATGCTTGCCAGATGCCCCACAGTGGTGGGCAGGTCGGGGACTCGCCCGAGCGCTCCCTCGCCCGCGCAATCCTCTTCGACGCTGTTTCCTGCGCTGTACGCCACCATGCGTCACCGCTGCGGAACCAGCGAAGCGAGGCCAATGCCGCATTGGCCTGGATTCAGGACCCTGATGGGTCATGGTTCCTTTCTTTCCCGCGCATCTGTGATTCGCTCGGGATCGGCGAGGACTACTTGCGCGAATTGGTGATGCGCACCGTCATGGCGGAGCAAGGACAAGTGGATCATGCCGAGGCAGCCTGACCTGGGAAAGCTCCGCCGGGCCAACGGCAAGCCTTCCCCAAAGCTCGTCGTTGCCGAGCCCAAAGCAAAACCCGCGCTTCGGTCTGTGGACCAACCACGAGTTGAGGCGGCGGTCCGGGAGATTCTGCTCGCGATTGGAGAGAATCCGGATCGGGAGGGCCTCGTGGATACTCCCTCCCGGGTAGCACGCTCGTACGCGGAACTCTTCGGGGGGCTTTTCGAGAAGCCTGGCCGCCACCTTGGCAAGCTGTTCGACCATGAGGGCGCCGCATCGGATCTGATCGTGGTGCGGGATATCGAGTTCACCTCGGTTTGTGAACACCATCTGTTGCCATTCTACGGACGCGCGCAAGTCGCCTACCAGCCGGGAGGCGAGAAAGTCGTCGGCCTCAGTAAAATTGCACGGACAG
This window of the Candidatus Binatia bacterium genome carries:
- a CDS encoding sialidase family protein, encoding MPSLDSLPAARDPRDSRDLKSGTIISDRNGYYDSQNIVAVEVADQQHPTLSVVLHHSENREGGPGLRLFGSRSFDQGRNWTPLAAIEPDPERQSHDGYQLVQRRPGRPDRIFVFYGCNSGAHPAGKTLSRTDMQLDEGYYFRFSDDAGASWSHQRGVVPVRRTRIDRANPWEGRTMGMFLCDKPSIIDGAVYMAFQKTPDGAGETAHSEVFFLCSKDFLHCEDPTTATWKTLPEGDAGLCAPGGALALGEEPHVLSVGKIPGRLFSLWRTETGKLAASYSSDSGKHWEPSFWLNFDGKPRPQSPSGYLRNPRGAITPCELRTPSATAGSEYALLYYNNGRTERSGYCGRRVLWLTTGRSTDDGHICWHQPEIVLWWDGPGYEERDDWNEEWSIVDGPGYADWLEDQHGRLSFVQSNKLGVRYHIVEPRLLELLRHQPELDELPSEAKSLDVQPDSPVSGAARAALDAPALVDIRSRGGFTIILQLRGNRKSLRPGESIIEAWSTITAARGEGPTEKTLTRGYAIRLTEDLEVELLLRDGCGEDVHHASNASGHPEIWDEQSHTIAFICDGGPRILSTVVDETLDDGGHTSQGWSFLPKMLGDLGGDELVLCAAFGGQLERLLVYDRPLTTSEAISASRALRSPTPLKPRPTL
- a CDS encoding ATP-binding protein, yielding MHDSTPLPAGKEQAFLADIAQPALLIRGNLVLAMTPEAGFLFGYRKATEFDPAPLGSLLGESIADRIIRADKQIPTSFPITIERAGRIRQSAMATKVSLPDPECSVLLITVKHRSMLDIISNEYRSLIDTLPDLVIVHDELGTILFANTVASQVLDISIANLVGTNVLDLLSPEELIAARQRGKDRLKTGADKFFGYQLRRQTAEGEAIDLDIRSMPFWKDGVRDLVLVVGKNATPDESRQIRLETARLRAEADSASKSAVLAQTSHEIRTPLNIVFGMIDMALDQTISPTASGYLTMARSAARTLLSLLDDFLEFSKLEAGKLTLRESFFSPEEVIREACAGLELLAKEKDLHLRLVIDAKLPPRLFGDAGRLRQIIANLTTNAIKYTESGTIRVKVGLASRDNDRCNLHLRIADTGCGISPQALPFLFQPFYQINQETEGSGLGLAIVKELVELLGGRVWVESVEGRGSEFHFTAEFRFDAATTSPETGHPLAPALDDSP
- a CDS encoding SRPBCC family protein, whose product is MQNEEYTAKPIRNAVAIHTEIEVPTDRQATWDILVDLQLQPEWMKDALSIEKLTDGPVGVGTIMRVPTQILFLRTTDHMEVTEFEPLQKWSVKHVGLVTGEGTFTLHDRAGTPGTAVHWDERLSAPLGALGRLGMTLFRPALRHQFHSDLVRFKKLCENAA
- a CDS encoding helix-turn-helix domain-containing protein produces the protein MKNIQTRPMEPELKSFLSPRDLARAIGASESSLKRWVDDGRIRVSRTAGGHRRIPLTEAVRFIRAAGITLADPERIGLPAVSASGARTTDALPRECSEMFRELRGPEVEQRLFAAFLAGASVAEICDGPIRISLQHVGEIYHDDPTGIAIEHTAVEHCVRALNTIRNVITAPERTAPLAIGGAVAGNPYVLPSLSVAAVLEELGFRAINAGANLPLDALAPMATSHQAKIIWRTSNDTLDAKAQKAELEGLRELTSKCGGTSVVGGGGFDADLAQKYNAHSFDSMVEFSGFARGFLAITGETVSRDERALAN
- the folE gene encoding GTP cyclohydrolase I FolE, translating into MPRQPDLGKLRRANGKPSPKLVVAEPKAKPALRSVDQPRVEAAVREILLAIGENPDREGLVDTPSRVARSYAELFGGLFEKPGRHLGKLFDHEGAASDLIVVRDIEFTSVCEHHLLPFYGRAQVAYQPGGEKVVGLSKIARTVDEVARRPQIQERLGSQIADLMMEHLGARGVAVVLDGRHMCMSGRGARQESASMRTTAVRGEFVEDRALRSEALGLLLGENTRLG